The following DNA comes from Camelus dromedarius isolate mCamDro1 chromosome 29, mCamDro1.pat, whole genome shotgun sequence.
tctggaggctggaagtccgaggtCAAGGTGTCAGTGTGGTCGGGTGCTGGTCTGTAAACTCTGCCTGGTTTACAAgtggctgctttcctgctgtGCCCTCTCGTGGTGGGGAGACAGTGCTCTGGTGCTTCACCTCTTCTAAGGGTGCCAATCCCTCGTGGGGGCCCCACTCTCATGGCCTCATCTAAACGCAGTCacttcccaaaggctccacctcctaataccatcacactggggactaGGGTTCCAACATGCAAATCTGGGGGGACCCAAACGCTCCCTAGTACTGCCCTTCTGGGACTTCTTGCATGGTCATTCTGGGGCTTTCTCcgctctccttccttctgtgttGAAGCCCTTGTTTCCTGGATCCTGTGTCCTCTTCTTTCTGGATTTATCCTCTCGTTCTAGGTGGGCACATCCTCTAGTAACTACCTGGAATGAATTCAAGGTGAAACCGAGTCCTTGAATATCTGAAactgtttctcctccctcttACTTGATAGATTGTTTAGTTGGGAAGAGAATTCTATATTGAGAATAATTTTTACtcctcccattttttaaattattatcttatAGCCTGTCTGTGTTAGTCCCCATGCACCTCTCCTGCCTGCACAGGAACACACAGATGTTTAAAGGATTCCCACGGTGCATTTCCAGCGACCTTGCAGACCCTTGGTTTTACCCACAGCATGCCCCTCCTGATGGCAGCCGCTTCCTGCGTGTGGATGAATGGCTTTCCTTCTGCTCAGCTCCCTAGAAGCAACATCAATCCTGTGCTCAGGTTGTCCTTCTGGAGCTCTTCTTTTTACTCTACTGATGCAGTTTATTCCTGTGCAGATGGCAGCTCCTGTTGGGCGCCAGGCTTCAGGGAGGGGACCTTGGCTCCTGGGTCCCTTTCGTGGGCTTGGTGGGGACCAGGGGTGGTACTCTCTTCCAGGTATGCTGAGTCGGCACACTGTGAACTCAAGgttactctttttctttatgggaaactttttcataattctcTTTGCCTGCAGAATTACATTGGCCAACTGAGGTTACTGATGAAGTCTTATTTCTTTAAGCAGTATATAGCTGTTCATTCTTCCACTCTCACTGGACTGCTGTAGATAGGGCCTTTGGTTAAGCTGTGGCTCATTTAGGAAGATCTCTAACATTTAGGTTTTTTAGAATCTGCAGGTATGTAAGGAACTGTAAGAACAGAGGGCCACTCAGTCACATAATACTAAAGCagcaatcttttattttttcttctttaatagatGCAGCAGCTTTTTTATGAGAATTACGAACAGAACAAGAAAGGGTACATCAGAGATCTCCACAACAGCAAAATCCACCGAGCCATCACGCTGCACCCCAACAAAAGTCCGCCCTACCAGTACCGGCTGCACAGCTACGTGCTCAGCCGCCGGGTGGCCGAGCTCCGGCACCGCACCATCCAGCTGCACCGGGAGGTCGTCCTCATGAGCAAGTACAGCAGCTCCGAGATTCACAAAGAGGACCTCCAGCTGGGGATTCCGCCCTCCTTCACGCGGTTTCAGCCCCGCCAGCGGGAGGAGATTCTGGAATGGGAGTTCCTGACTGGGAAGTATCTGTACTCGGCCACTGACGGCCAGCCCCCCCGGAGAGGGATGGACTCCGCACAGAGGGAGGCCTTGGATGACATTGTCATGCAGGTCATGGAGATGATCAATGCCAACGCCAAGACCAGAGGGCGCATCATCGACTTTAAGGAGATCCAGTATGGCTATCGCCGGGTGAATCCCATGTACGGGGCCGAGTACATCCTGGACCTGCTGCTTCTGTACAAGAAACACAAAGGGAAGAAGATGACTGTCCCTGTGCGGAGGCACGCCTACCTGCAGCAGACCTTCAGCAAGATCCAGTTTGTGGAGCACGAGGAGCTGGACGCAAAGGATCTGGCCAACAAAATCAACCAGGAATCCGGGTCCTTGTCCTTTCTCTCGAATTCCCTGAAGAAGCTTGTCCCCTTTCAGCTCCCTGGGTCCAAGAGTGAGCACAAAGAacccaaagagaaaaagatcaaCATACTGATTCCTTTGTCTGGACGTTTTGACATGTTTGTGAGGTTTATGGGGAACTTTGAGAAGACGTGTCTCATCCCGAATCAGAACGTCAAGCTCGTTGTTCTGCTCTTCAATTCCGACTCCAACCCCGACAAGGCCAAACAGGTCGAGCTCATGAGAGACTACCGCGTCAAGTACCCGAAGGCCGACATGCAGATTCTGCCTGTGTCTGGAGAGTTTTCAAGAGCTCTGGCCCTGGAGGTAGGATCTTCCCAGTTTAATAACGAGTCTTTGCTCTTCTTCTGTGACGTCGACCTTGTCTTCACTACAGACTTTCTTCAGCGATGTCGAGCAAATACAGTTCTGGGCCAGCAGATCTATTTTCCAATCATCTTCAGCCAGTACGATCCAAAGATTGTTTACAGCGGGAAGAGTCCCAGCGACAACCATTTTGCCTTTACTCAGAAGACTGGCTTCTGGAGGAACTATGGGTTTGGCATCACTTGCATTTATAAAGGCGATCTCGTCCGAGTAGGCGGCTTTGACGTTTCCATCCAAGGCTGGGGGCTCGAGGATGTCGACCTTTTCAACAAGGTTGTCCAGGCAGGTTTGAAGACGTTTAGGAGCCAAGAAGTAGGAGTAGTCCACATCCACCATCCCGTCTTCTGTGATCCCAACCTGGACCCCAAGCAGTACAAAATGTGCTTGGGGTCCAAAGCATCAACGTATGGGTCCACACAGCAGCTGGCTGAAATGTGGCTAGAAAAAAATGACCCAAGTTACAGTAAAAGCAGCAATAATAATGGCTCAGTGAGGACAGCCTAATGTCCAGCTCTGctggaaaagacatttttaattatctaatttattttttaaaaatgtttttgtatgaTCAGTTTTTGAAGTCCACACAAGGGTATATTTTACACAGGATTTTCTTACAAAGGACTCCTTGAAGATTGAGCTTTTTGAACAAAAATGTGATCATGTTTGCCTTTGAACATATTTTCTTGCTAAACATTATGTAGCAGACCTGCTTAATTATGACTTGAAATGTACCTgatgaacaaaacatttttttttttttacacatttctttttcagacCTCTTTGCTATAGTCCTATGGCAGAAAACATGAACATTCCTGCAAAGCATTATTGTGACAAAACACTGTAACTCTGGTAAATGTTTTGTTATAACTGTTAACTTTGCACAGATTCtcccttttgtcttttttttacaGCGATTTTTTTTTAAGCCGTTTGGTgttccagttgtaaaataaagaaatgtgatGGTAGTTGTATCATCTTCCAGAGAGCTTTCCAGAGTTTGATTGTTTCCCCCAAACGTGTCTCCTCTTTGTAGGTTTTTCAAAGCAAGGGGAACAAAGGAAACCCAGTAAAGTAGATGGCTGTTCTTGCTGTAATTAGTGTGGCCTAAATGGACCTGGCATTCAGTTTCGAGAAGGGTCTGGCATCTTCTCTCCTCCTGACCCTTCTTTTTGAaggtaaaatattaatatttagaaGGGAAAGAAGAATTACCGTAATAAATCTAACGTATGCGAGctgaaacaaaaatggaaaaaacccgCCCTAGTGAAAGCATTGAGGAAAAATGTGTTTGGTTTTGTTCACTTCATCGTGTCTGTGTTATGTTGGTGGAGAtggttatttcattctttaattactgtttttttttatcctttgtaTCTGAAATacctttaatttatttaatatccatTGTTTAGGACGCTGCCGTTTCCCGATATCCTGTTAGTTACGAGTATTTATGTGCATCGGGAGTGTTTAGTGTATTTTATTTGCAGTAAACTGATCTCCAAAGAGTTCCTTTTGAAACCGCTTTTCCCCCTCCTGAATTTTTACATTCCTTACTGTTTTACTAAATATTAAGTGTTCTTTGACAATTTTGGTGCTCACATATTTTGGGGacaaaagtgaaatgaatctGTCGTTACACCAGAAAGTTTGTTTTAAACTCACAGATCAAATGTGccttaataaatttttttttttcatttagatttcCAACAGTAATAGACTTGCCATTTTAATGTACATCATTGGAGATCTGCTTATTTGTAAATAGCCTGCTgctcatttggaaaaataaaccaGTGGACAGTATTTTTCTATTGTACTTTTCAGACCCGTTTTGTCTCATTACTCCTGTTTTAGCTGAAGAATTGTATTACATTTGGAGAGTAAAGAACTGAAACACTGATTCATAAGGTTTTTCAAGTTATTTGAGGGGAATGTTtatgtggagtgcagtttgggaGTGAAATGGAGCTTTCAAGTGCCTCTTCCTCGGTTTTTTGCCCTAAAATGAACTCGTCATCCTCTTTTCCTCTTAAAGAACTTGCTGAATCTGTGTTTTCTAGGACAAAGGGCTTCAGACCAGGTCCAAGCCCCATCTAGCTTCTTGGCACAAATGTACCTTCCAGGCCCCCGTAGTGGACCTGCCGGGGCCCAgcggaatttgcattttaacaagtgcCCACGTGATACTGTGCACACGAATATTCCCAGGGTTTTAGAGTAGATCTAGCTACAGGATAGATTGCCTATGGCCGCTGTATAATCCAAGACTCAAAAAAAGTAAGATCTTTGATGCCAAGGTAGCAAGCTCTGTGGATGCGAATTACACTCCCAGGGCAGGTGTTTACCGTGTGATGACAGTGAGGGTCCGGTATGACACTGTGCTCACGGTAGGAATGGCTGTCATTCAGTCTTATTGCCATTTACTTTGTGGGAGTGTTTAGTTTTCCCTTGGgaaaaagcacatttttattcttcagtaagGAAGCGTATACATCTCGATGACAAAGTCGTTTAAATTCTCTATTTATTGTAACAGGGAGCTGTAGAGATTTAGGACAGGGTGTGAGCAGCTGCTTTACTGAACTTCGATGTTTGTCACATGTCCTGGTGACACTTTGTTAAAACCAGCTGTTTCCTGCCCTGCTCCCGCTCTTGCCCATGTCTGTTCCTCTTCTTGATGCCACTGCTGATGGTGGAGGTGCTGCCTTCACTTCAGCCAGGCTCCATCTCCGGAAATGCCGTCCTACCCCTTCACTCTGATGCCCTCCCTGTAGTGCCCAGGCCTGGACTCTGCCCACTGGCCGCGGGGCTCCTCACCTGTCCACTCCCTCTTCCTAAAGCACTGCTCTAAACGGGCAGCTCTCGTGCCCTCCTGCTGCCTGGAGAGTGGACTCTGTAAGACGCCCCCCTCTAGACTAACTGGGCTTCTGATTTGTGGGGACATTAGTCTCTCGCCTGCCTGTGCTTTCCCTTTGTCTGGAGCTCTCTGCCCACCACAGTCCACTGACCACCTGGACTTATCTTCCAGGGGCCCACTAAAACTCCCCCATCGTCCACCCTGGTGTCATCCTGGGCCCTTCCAGTGTAGGTGAGACACAGTCTCACTGGAGGACAGGCCTGGGTCTCCCGCGCACTGGGCCCTCTGGAATGGCCGGTGGTGCCCCACCCGGCCCCAGTGCTGTGTTCCCCCCATGCACTCCTCCCGGTGGAATGCCCTCTGTCCTGCCTGCCCACTGCTCCCACCTGCCACTGCGTGGCCTGTGACCTTGTCCCCGCCCCCCCCGCATCATAACCCAGAGAtaattccttcttcctttaaaCTCTTGAACACTTTCTGGTTAAACCTCTTTGCATTGTTACTTTAGACTTTCTCTTAGCTTGCATTACTTTATATTAAATACAGGAaagtattaagaaaataaaatggccCATAACCCCCAAACCAGATAACTCctgttaataataaaaattaaggataataAGTGAAGATGGtgaaagggaggggtgggggtcacAATGCACAAAggtttccctcctccctccaactATCCAGCCCTCGGGCCCTTCCTGCACAGCCCAGGTTTGTGGGTACAAGGGAGGTGCCGTCCCTTTCAGAGTCAGAGTGGAAGGGGCCAGGCGATGCTGGTGACCCCTCAGCGGGGCCCTTCCCGAGCCCAAGACAGGAGGAGATCTGACGCTCTGGACCTGGTCTTCCCCTCGCCGCCCCGAACACCATCAGCTCAGACGATCAGGTTCTTGATCTCTGCAGATAAGTCTGgcctctcctccttcctgccccggCCTCTGACCACATCCTACCTCATGACACCCAGCCTCAGCCCGGAGCGGACACGTGCTTGCTCTGCCTTG
Coding sequences within:
- the CHSY1 gene encoding chondroitin sulfate synthase 1; protein product: MAARGRRAWLSVLLGLVLGFVLASRLVLPRASELKRVGPRRRASPEGCRPGQASGASQAGGARGDARGTQLWPHGPALDGSARDRNFLFVGVMTAQKYLQTRAVAAYRTWSKTIPGKVEFFSSEGSDTSIPIPVVPLRGVDDSYPPQKKSFMMLKYMHDHYLDKYEWFMRADDDVYIKGDRLENFLRSLNSSEPLFLGQTGLGTTEEMGKLALEPGENFCMGGPGVIMSREVLRRMVPHIGKCLREMYTTHEDVEVGRCVRRFAGVQCVWSYEMQQLFYENYEQNKKGYIRDLHNSKIHRAITLHPNKSPPYQYRLHSYVLSRRVAELRHRTIQLHREVVLMSKYSSSEIHKEDLQLGIPPSFTRFQPRQREEILEWEFLTGKYLYSATDGQPPRRGMDSAQREALDDIVMQVMEMINANAKTRGRIIDFKEIQYGYRRVNPMYGAEYILDLLLLYKKHKGKKMTVPVRRHAYLQQTFSKIQFVEHEELDAKDLANKINQESGSLSFLSNSLKKLVPFQLPGSKSEHKEPKEKKINILIPLSGRFDMFVRFMGNFEKTCLIPNQNVKLVVLLFNSDSNPDKAKQVELMRDYRVKYPKADMQILPVSGEFSRALALEVGSSQFNNESLLFFCDVDLVFTTDFLQRCRANTVLGQQIYFPIIFSQYDPKIVYSGKSPSDNHFAFTQKTGFWRNYGFGITCIYKGDLVRVGGFDVSIQGWGLEDVDLFNKVVQAGLKTFRSQEVGVVHIHHPVFCDPNLDPKQYKMCLGSKASTYGSTQQLAEMWLEKNDPSYSKSSNNNGSVRTA